Proteins from one Nitratidesulfovibrio sp. genomic window:
- a CDS encoding aminodeoxychorismate/anthranilate synthase component II: protein MRILLADNHDSFTRNLEHLLVAATGCVPTVVPVDRLDAVTDGWPHATDGPAPAAPATHWDLLVISPGPGTPEEYPQYAPLLGGEVTRVHKPHAADGGAQAHPPADSPAGQAAGSSAEQAAEQIATAGPSPNQSAAAPTATASLPCVQSCPVPVPVLGICLGLQIINAHFGGVTAPLPGCVHGKPDTLHYAGQVRTVARYHSLHLSAMGAGMRVLARNGQGVVMAARHQCLPLLGYQFHPESFLTPDGVWWIRHALHALGLR, encoded by the coding sequence ATGCGCATCCTGCTTGCCGACAATCACGACAGCTTCACGCGCAACCTCGAACATCTGCTGGTGGCCGCCACCGGCTGTGTGCCCACAGTAGTCCCGGTAGATCGGCTGGATGCGGTCACGGACGGCTGGCCCCATGCGACCGATGGCCCGGCCCCCGCAGCCCCCGCAACCCACTGGGACCTGCTGGTAATCTCACCCGGCCCCGGCACGCCGGAGGAATATCCGCAGTACGCGCCGCTGCTGGGCGGCGAGGTCACGCGGGTGCACAAACCGCACGCAGCGGATGGAGGGGCGCAGGCCCACCCGCCTGCTGATTCGCCCGCTGGTCAGGCCGCCGGTTCGTCCGCCGAGCAGGCTGCCGAGCAGATCGCAACCGCCGGTCCGTCCCCCAACCAGTCCGCAGCCGCGCCCACCGCCACGGCATCTCTCCCGTGTGTCCAATCCTGCCCCGTGCCGGTCCCCGTGCTGGGCATCTGCCTTGGCCTGCAAATCATCAACGCCCATTTCGGCGGGGTCACCGCGCCGCTGCCCGGGTGCGTGCACGGCAAGCCGGACACGCTGCACTACGCCGGGCAGGTCCGCACCGTGGCCCGCTACCATTCGCTGCACCTGTCCGCCATGGGCGCGGGCATGCGCGTGCTGGCCCGCAACGGGCAAGGCGTGGTCATGGCCGCCCGGCACCAATGCCTGCCCCTGCTGGGCTACCAGTTTCACCCCGAATCGTTCCTCACCCCGGACGGGGTGTGGTGGATACGCCATGCGTTGCATGCTCTCGGCCTGCGCTGA
- a CDS encoding polyphenol oxidase family protein, whose amino-acid sequence MAVTTPSLAFPPLSRTGAPAANPDDVTPRCIRFAFPGVPGVQCAFQTRRGGISDGPWAGGNISYEVGDDSAAVAANRAALAASLDLSEWVEAKQVHGDALIIDPEPVQLAAALAATPVAQADGLATSRPGVGLVIKTADCQPILLAHESGKYVAALHAGWRGNRIGFPQSGVRAFCERYGFPPREVLAVRGPSLGPAAAEFVNFATEWGQDFARWFRSASRTMDLWTLTRHQLAEAGLLPERIYGLDLCTHTLPDDFFSYRRAATTGRQASIIWMEG is encoded by the coding sequence ATGGCTGTAACCACCCCGTCGCTGGCCTTTCCGCCGCTTTCCCGTACCGGCGCCCCCGCCGCCAATCCCGATGACGTAACCCCGCGTTGCATCCGCTTCGCCTTTCCGGGCGTGCCGGGGGTGCAGTGCGCCTTCCAGACCCGACGCGGCGGCATCTCCGATGGTCCGTGGGCCGGGGGCAACATTTCCTACGAGGTGGGCGACGACTCCGCCGCCGTGGCCGCCAACCGCGCAGCCCTGGCCGCCAGCCTGGACCTGTCCGAATGGGTGGAGGCCAAACAGGTACACGGCGATGCCCTAATCATCGACCCGGAACCGGTGCAACTGGCCGCCGCGCTGGCCGCAACCCCTGTGGCCCAGGCCGACGGCCTTGCCACCTCGCGCCCCGGCGTGGGTCTGGTCATCAAGACGGCGGACTGCCAGCCCATCCTGCTGGCGCATGAAAGCGGCAAGTACGTGGCCGCGCTGCACGCCGGGTGGCGGGGCAACCGCATCGGCTTTCCGCAATCGGGCGTGCGCGCCTTTTGCGAGCGCTACGGATTTCCCCCGCGCGAGGTGCTGGCCGTGCGCGGCCCCAGCCTTGGCCCGGCGGCGGCGGAATTCGTCAACTTCGCCACGGAATGGGGGCAGGACTTCGCCCGCTGGTTCCGCTCGGCCAGCCGCACCATGGACCTGTGGACGCTGACCCGCCACCAGCTTGCCGAGGCGGGCCTGCTGCCGGAACGCATCTACGGGCTGGACTTGTGCACCCACACCCTGCCCGACGACTTCTTCTCCTACCGCCGCGCCGCCACCACCGGACGGCAGGCGTCCATCATCTGGATGGAGGGGTAG
- a CDS encoding 5-formyltetrahydrofolate cyclo-ligase yields MTHPTPPDVEARQALRHAMLARRAALPPDEAARLGDAAQNALLASPTWQAARQVLLYVAVRNETATARLLDAAWADGKQVLLPRCVTPASASPAPPASPTSPTTGPAPSATGAAVPTANCDNEMCLAPCACAADLKPGRYGIAEPDPTRCPAIDMNAEPGHASAFAPDLAIIPGVAFDRQGNRLGHGAGYYDRFLAHPAMARTALVGLAYAFQIVPALPVAPWDRPVHALCTEEGLTWL; encoded by the coding sequence ATGACGCACCCAACCCCGCCAGACGTCGAAGCCCGACAGGCCCTGCGCCACGCCATGCTGGCCCGCCGCGCCGCGCTGCCCCCCGACGAGGCCGCCCGCCTGGGTGATGCCGCGCAAAATGCCTTGCTGGCGTCACCGACATGGCAGGCCGCCCGACAGGTGCTGCTGTACGTGGCCGTGCGCAACGAAACCGCCACCGCCCGCCTGCTGGATGCCGCCTGGGCGGACGGCAAGCAGGTGCTGCTGCCGCGCTGCGTGACGCCTGCGTCCGCGTCCCCCGCGCCCCCCGCGTCCCCCACGTCCCCCACAACCGGCCCCGCACCCTCCGCAACTGGCGCCGCCGTCCCCACCGCCAACTGCGACAACGAGATGTGCCTGGCCCCCTGCGCCTGCGCGGCGGACCTCAAACCCGGACGCTACGGCATCGCGGAACCGGACCCCACCCGCTGCCCGGCCATCGACATGAATGCCGAGCCCGGCCATGCGTCCGCCTTTGCGCCAGACCTCGCCATCATCCCCGGCGTGGCCTTCGACCGGCAAGGCAACCGCCTTGGCCACGGCGCGGGCTACTACGACCGATTCCTGGCCCACCCGGCCATGGCCCGCACCGCGCTGGTGGGGCTGGCCTACGCGTTCCAGATCGTACCGGCGCTGCCCGTGGCCCCATGGGACCGCCCCGTCCATGCACTGTGCACCGAGGAGGGACTGACATGGCTGTAA
- a CDS encoding metallophosphoesterase family protein: MQSAPYWIAFGDIHDDVSPISDIPGLSEAAGVIITGDITVVGGVRQAERVLSAIVARNPAIHAQIGNMDKAEVTDWLDGRGWNIHRAARELAPGVGLLGAGYSTPTPFGTPSEVPEARLAEWLDALRAEAGRWSRLVLAVHTPPKDSLCDKLGNGAHVGSPAVRAFIETVQPDVCLCGHIHESRAVDRIGRTVVVNPGALGAGGYAVVSAPEDGPLTAELKVLRG, encoded by the coding sequence ATGCAAAGCGCACCCTACTGGATAGCGTTCGGCGACATCCACGACGACGTTTCGCCCATCTCGGACATTCCCGGCCTGTCCGAGGCGGCGGGCGTGATCATTACCGGGGACATCACCGTGGTTGGCGGCGTGCGCCAGGCCGAGCGCGTGCTGTCGGCCATTGTCGCGCGCAACCCGGCCATCCACGCCCAGATCGGCAACATGGACAAGGCCGAGGTGACCGACTGGCTGGACGGGCGCGGCTGGAACATCCACCGCGCCGCGCGCGAACTGGCCCCCGGCGTGGGCCTGCTGGGCGCGGGCTATTCCACGCCCACTCCCTTCGGCACGCCCAGCGAGGTGCCGGAAGCGCGGCTGGCCGAATGGCTGGACGCGCTGCGGGCCGAGGCGGGCCGCTGGTCCCGGCTGGTGCTGGCCGTGCACACCCCGCCCAAGGACAGCCTGTGCGACAAGCTTGGCAACGGCGCGCACGTGGGCAGCCCGGCGGTGCGGGCGTTCATAGAGACGGTGCAGCCGGACGTGTGCCTGTGCGGGCACATCCACGAATCGCGGGCGGTGGACCGCATCGGCCGCACCGTGGTGGTGAACCCCGGCGCGCTGGGTGCGGGCGGCTACGCCGTGGTCAGCGCCCCGGAAGACGGCCCGCTGACGGCGGAACTGAAGGTGCTGCGGGGGTAG